The proteins below are encoded in one region of Alistipes indistinctus YIT 12060:
- the queG gene encoding tRNA epoxyqueuosine(34) reductase QueG codes for MNQDHSIHSRAEILGFDRCGIARCRPLEERRGLLERWLAQGRHGGLTYMERNLDKRIDPALLVEGARSVVVCAISYNRPPAAGVASRIASYARGRDYHPVLKEKLHELLAYIRDLHPGTSGRVFVDTAPILEKSWAAEAGVGRIGRHSLLIVPGLGSFVVLGLIVTDAELEPDPPFLAPDPCGSCRACIEACPVGAIGNDRTIDASLCISRRTIEAEAGDEGDLHGWIFGCDICQLACPHNRHAPVSAHTCFAPAGDIGQMTETDWLQLSGTDFQNRFGDTPLARCGLERIQRRIRQGSQK; via the coding sequence ATGAATCAGGACCATTCGATACACTCCCGTGCCGAAATTCTCGGCTTCGACCGCTGCGGTATAGCCCGTTGCCGCCCGCTCGAAGAGCGTCGCGGACTGTTGGAGCGATGGCTCGCACAGGGACGGCACGGCGGCCTGACCTATATGGAACGCAATCTCGACAAGCGGATCGACCCGGCCCTGCTGGTCGAAGGAGCCCGGTCGGTAGTGGTTTGTGCCATCAGCTACAACCGTCCTCCCGCTGCCGGAGTCGCCTCACGGATCGCCTCGTATGCCCGGGGACGCGACTACCATCCGGTATTGAAAGAGAAATTGCACGAACTGCTCGCCTACATTCGCGACCTGCATCCCGGAACTTCGGGACGCGTCTTCGTCGATACGGCCCCGATCCTCGAAAAAAGTTGGGCCGCCGAAGCGGGAGTAGGACGCATCGGACGCCACTCGCTACTGATCGTACCCGGTCTGGGATCGTTCGTTGTGCTGGGGCTGATCGTGACGGATGCCGAACTCGAACCCGATCCGCCTTTCCTGGCACCGGACCCGTGCGGTTCCTGCCGCGCCTGTATCGAAGCCTGCCCCGTCGGTGCGATCGGAAACGACCGGACGATCGACGCTTCGCTTTGTATCTCGCGCCGCACGATCGAGGCGGAAGCGGGCGACGAAGGCGACCTGCACGGGTGGATATTCGGCTGCGACATTTGCCAGCTGGCCTGCCCCCACAACCGCCATGCACCGGTATCCGCCCATACCTGCTTCGCCCCGGCCGGAGATATCGGACAGATGACCGAAACCGATTGGCTGCAGCTCTCCGGAACCGATTTCCAAAACCGTTTCGGCGACACGCCGCTGGCCCGCTGCGGACTGGAGCGCATCCAACGCCGCATCCGGCAAGGTTCACAAAAATAA
- a CDS encoding catalase: MTTKKTMTTNAGTPVAENQNVQTAGPHGPMLMQNVWYMEKLAHFTRERIPERVVHAKGSAAYGTFTVTKDITKYTKASIFSEVGKQTDLFVRFSTVAGERGAADTERDVRGFAIKFYTDEGNWDLVGNNTPVFFIRDPLKFPDFIHTQKRDPKTNLRSATAAWDFWSLSPETLHQVMILMSDRGIPASLRQMHGFGSHTFSFINAANERFWVKFHFKTQQGIKNLTNAEAEAVVAKDREASQKDLFGHIAQGDFPRWTLYVQIMPEADAATYRINPFDLTKVWPHADYPLQEVGVMELNRNPENYFAEVEQAAFNPANIVPGIGFSPDKMLQGRLFAYGDAHRYRLGANFESLPVNASRSPAHNYQRDGLMRFDANGGGSVNYEPNSFGGPTEDRSYLEPPLKVEGDAMAYDARVDSDYYSQPGELFRLQSPDAQQRLISNAAEAMAGVPVNIQTRAVARFYQADERCGQGIAEKLGIDLQSVLDEVKRQQVADKTL; encoded by the coding sequence ATGACGACGAAAAAGACAATGACGACGAATGCTGGTACTCCCGTGGCGGAGAACCAGAACGTCCAGACCGCCGGGCCGCACGGTCCGATGCTGATGCAAAATGTCTGGTACATGGAAAAACTGGCCCATTTTACGCGTGAACGCATTCCGGAGCGGGTCGTGCATGCGAAAGGTTCGGCCGCTTACGGGACCTTTACCGTGACGAAAGACATCACGAAGTACACGAAAGCGTCGATTTTTTCGGAAGTGGGCAAACAGACCGATTTATTCGTACGCTTTTCGACCGTTGCCGGCGAGCGCGGCGCTGCCGATACCGAGCGCGATGTGCGCGGTTTTGCGATCAAATTTTACACCGACGAAGGTAACTGGGATTTGGTGGGGAACAATACACCGGTCTTTTTTATCCGGGATCCGCTCAAATTTCCCGATTTTATCCACACGCAGAAGCGCGACCCGAAAACCAACCTGCGCAGCGCAACGGCGGCGTGGGATTTTTGGAGTCTCTCTCCGGAGACCCTCCATCAGGTGATGATCCTGATGAGCGACCGCGGGATTCCGGCGAGCCTGCGTCAGATGCACGGCTTCGGAAGCCATACGTTCAGCTTTATCAATGCGGCGAATGAACGGTTCTGGGTCAAATTTCATTTCAAAACCCAGCAGGGAATCAAAAACCTGACCAATGCCGAAGCCGAGGCGGTCGTCGCCAAAGACCGCGAGGCATCGCAAAAGGATCTGTTCGGTCACATTGCGCAGGGCGATTTTCCGCGCTGGACGCTTTACGTGCAGATTATGCCGGAGGCCGATGCGGCGACCTACCGGATCAATCCGTTCGACCTGACGAAGGTATGGCCGCATGCCGATTATCCGTTGCAGGAGGTGGGGGTGATGGAGCTGAACCGTAATCCCGAAAATTACTTCGCAGAAGTGGAACAGGCTGCTTTCAACCCGGCCAATATCGTTCCCGGAATCGGCTTCTCGCCTGATAAAATGCTCCAGGGGCGCCTGTTCGCATATGGCGATGCGCACCGCTACCGGCTCGGAGCCAACTTCGAAAGCCTGCCGGTGAACGCTTCACGCTCCCCGGCTCACAATTATCAGCGGGACGGGCTGATGCGTTTCGATGCGAACGGCGGCGGCAGCGTCAACTATGAACCGAACAGTTTCGGAGGCCCGACCGAAGATCGTTCCTACCTCGAGCCGCCTTTAAAGGTAGAGGGGGATGCGATGGCGTATGACGCCCGTGTGGACAGCGATTACTATTCGCAGCCGGGCGAGTTGTTCCGCCTGCAGTCGCCCGATGCGCAACAACGACTGATTTCGAATGCGGCCGAGGCGATGGCGGGTGTTCCGGTCAATATCCAGACGCGTGCGGTGGCCCGTTTCTATCAGGCCGATGAACGGTGCGGACAAGGTATTGCCGAAAAACTCGGGATAGACCTGCAATCGGTGCTCGACGAAGTGAAGCGCCAGCAGGTGGCAGACAAGACCCTTTAG
- the mdh gene encoding malate dehydrogenase codes for MSKVTVVGAGNVGATCANVIATREIADEVVLLDIKEGVAEGKMLDIFQTATLMDFDTKLTGVTNDYAATAGSDVVVITSGMPRKPGMTREELIGVNAGIVSSVVENVLKYSPKAIILIISNPMDTMTYLALKKSGLPKNQIFGMGGALDTARFKCYLSKALNANSNEIEGMVIGGHGDTTMIPLAGKAAYKGIPVTELLSKEELDKVVADTMVGGATLTKLLGTSAWYAPGAAAAYVVESIIRDQKKVIVSCTALDGEYGQKDICIGVPAVIGKNGVEKILSLNLTADEKALFEKSAEAVRKTNAVLKEINAL; via the coding sequence ATGAGTAAAGTTACTGTCGTGGGTGCGGGCAACGTAGGCGCTACCTGCGCAAATGTGATCGCCACCCGCGAGATCGCCGATGAAGTGGTGCTGCTGGATATTAAAGAAGGGGTAGCCGAAGGTAAAATGCTGGATATTTTCCAGACCGCCACGCTGATGGATTTCGATACGAAACTGACCGGCGTGACCAACGATTATGCCGCGACCGCCGGTTCGGACGTAGTGGTGATCACCTCAGGTATGCCCCGCAAACCGGGTATGACCCGCGAAGAGTTGATCGGCGTGAATGCCGGTATCGTGAGCTCGGTGGTTGAGAACGTACTGAAATACTCGCCGAAGGCCATTATCCTGATCATCAGCAACCCGATGGATACGATGACCTACCTGGCCCTCAAAAAGAGCGGTCTTCCGAAGAACCAGATTTTCGGTATGGGCGGCGCACTGGATACGGCCCGCTTCAAATGCTACCTGAGCAAGGCCCTGAATGCCAACTCGAACGAGATTGAAGGCATGGTAATCGGCGGGCACGGCGATACCACGATGATTCCGCTGGCCGGCAAAGCCGCCTACAAGGGCATTCCCGTTACCGAACTGCTGAGCAAAGAGGAACTCGACAAGGTGGTTGCCGACACGATGGTGGGCGGTGCAACGCTGACCAAGCTGCTCGGAACGTCGGCTTGGTATGCGCCCGGTGCAGCGGCAGCTTATGTCGTTGAATCGATCATCCGCGACCAGAAGAAGGTGATTGTTTCCTGCACGGCTCTCGACGGCGAATACGGTCAGAAGGATATCTGCATCGGTGTTCCGGCCGTGATCGGCAAGAACGGTGTGGAGAAGATTCTGTCGCTGAACCTCACTGCAGACGAGAAAGCCCTCTTCGAGAAGAGCGCCGAGGCTGTCCGCAAAACCAACGCTGTCCTCAAAGAGATCAACGCGCTCTAA
- the gcvH gene encoding glycine cleavage system protein GcvH, producing the protein MNIPANLKYSKDHEWIRVEGDEAYVGITDFAQSQLGDIVFVDVTTEGETLAQNEIFGTIEAVKTVSDAFLPVGGEVLEFNASLNDAPDKVNKDPYGEGWMVKIKMTNPAELDSLLSAEDYAKLIG; encoded by the coding sequence ATGAATATTCCGGCTAACTTGAAGTATTCGAAGGATCACGAATGGATCCGGGTCGAAGGGGATGAGGCCTATGTGGGCATTACCGATTTTGCACAGAGCCAACTCGGCGATATCGTTTTTGTCGATGTGACCACTGAGGGCGAGACACTTGCCCAGAACGAAATTTTCGGCACGATCGAGGCCGTGAAGACGGTTTCGGATGCTTTCCTGCCTGTGGGCGGCGAGGTGCTCGAGTTCAATGCATCGCTCAACGACGCTCCCGACAAGGTCAATAAAGATCCTTACGGCGAGGGTTGGATGGTGAAAATTAAAATGACGAATCCCGCAGAGCTCGATTCACTGCTCTCCGCTGAGGATTATGCCAAACTGATAGGTTAA
- a CDS encoding endonuclease/exonuclease/phosphatase family protein: protein MRKYRRFRAVTVRIVVPLVAVAAVFFGISWLAEFRPAPVEEVYRCQQPDSLPDTLTLVSWNIGYAGLGDNMDFFYDGGRRVRDTRARTAANLAQIVLTLQKIDADIMLLQEVDRSSHRTYRIDEAGLIGAAFPGYAAAFGFNYKAWFVPIPLRDPIGRVASGLLTLSRYRPLDAVRYQYPSRFPFPERMFNLKRGLLSARFLTAAGDTVMIDNTHNTAYDTGNMRFEECVFLAELIARADSAGIRSVTGGDWNQYPPDYIPSAAELSNPYFVPQQIDGRLFRRAGRFVYDAQHPSLRYLDRPFRADSSVRTLTDFFFVSPGIEVLSIETLPLDFHSSDHNPVVMKIVFSR, encoded by the coding sequence ATGAGAAAGTACCGCAGGTTCCGTGCCGTGACGGTGCGGATCGTCGTCCCGCTGGTGGCGGTGGCGGCGGTTTTTTTCGGGATTTCCTGGCTCGCGGAGTTTCGTCCCGCGCCGGTTGAGGAGGTGTACCGATGCCAGCAGCCCGATTCGCTTCCGGACACACTGACCCTGGTCAGTTGGAATATCGGTTATGCCGGGCTGGGCGACAACATGGACTTTTTCTACGACGGCGGCAGGCGCGTACGCGACACCCGTGCACGGACTGCGGCTAACCTGGCGCAGATCGTCCTGACGCTGCAAAAGATCGATGCGGACATCATGCTGTTGCAGGAGGTGGACCGCTCGTCTCACCGTACCTACCGCATCGACGAAGCGGGATTGATCGGTGCCGCTTTCCCGGGTTATGCGGCGGCGTTCGGCTTCAATTATAAGGCGTGGTTCGTACCGATTCCGTTACGCGATCCGATCGGACGTGTGGCCAGCGGACTGCTGACCTTGTCGCGGTACAGGCCGCTCGATGCGGTGCGGTATCAGTACCCGTCCCGCTTCCCGTTCCCGGAACGGATGTTCAACCTCAAACGCGGGCTGCTTTCAGCCCGGTTTCTGACCGCTGCGGGCGATACGGTGATGATCGACAATACGCACAATACCGCTTACGATACGGGTAACATGCGGTTTGAAGAGTGCGTTTTCCTCGCGGAACTGATTGCACGGGCCGATTCGGCCGGGATCCGTTCGGTAACCGGCGGTGACTGGAACCAATATCCGCCCGATTACATTCCTTCTGCGGCGGAGCTTTCGAATCCTTATTTCGTGCCGCAGCAGATCGACGGCAGGTTGTTCCGCCGGGCCGGCCGTTTCGTCTACGACGCGCAGCATCCTTCGCTGCGCTATCTGGACCGGCCTTTCCGGGCCGATTCGTCGGTGCGGACGTTGACCGATTTCTTTTTCGTTTCGCCCGGTATCGAAGTACTTTCCATCGAAACGCTCCCACTGGATTTCCACTCCAGCGACCACAATCCGGTGGTGATGAAAATCGTATTCTCGCGATGA
- a CDS encoding glycosyltransferase family 9 protein: MASRSVSAPMRILVIRLSAMGDVAMSVPVVGALRKQYPEAQIVVLTPAFLQPFFRGIEALEFVSPDFTGRHKGLKGVLKLSSELGRFDMVADLHDVIRTKMLRRILRLRGAKVAYIDKGREEKKALVALENKKLVQLKTTVERYRKVFLALGFDLPPIAVPPRVRYSLDAETEALAGAHEGKKWIGIAPFAQHQGKIYPLEQMERVIAMLSQMPGVRLFVFGGGAAEREYGERMEEKYGSVVSVIGRIKLAREMELISHLDLMLSMDSSAMHMASLVGVPVVSVWGATHPYAGFYGIGQDPQNAVQLDMACRPCSIYGNRPCAYGDYPCMRGIAPERIVGQVCKAAGLPSVAVSES; the protein is encoded by the coding sequence ATGGCTTCCCGTTCCGTGTCCGCACCGATGCGTATTCTGGTCATTCGCCTTTCTGCAATGGGGGATGTCGCGATGAGTGTGCCCGTGGTGGGCGCATTGCGCAAACAGTATCCCGAAGCGCAGATCGTAGTGCTGACGCCGGCTTTTTTACAGCCTTTCTTCAGGGGAATCGAGGCTTTGGAGTTCGTCTCTCCCGATTTTACGGGCCGGCATAAAGGGCTGAAAGGCGTGCTGAAACTCAGCTCGGAGCTCGGCCGTTTCGATATGGTGGCCGACCTGCACGATGTGATTCGCACGAAGATGCTGAGGCGCATCCTGCGGCTGCGCGGCGCAAAGGTCGCTTATATCGATAAAGGCCGGGAAGAGAAAAAGGCGCTCGTTGCGTTGGAGAATAAAAAACTGGTACAACTCAAAACGACGGTCGAACGCTACCGCAAAGTTTTCCTCGCATTGGGGTTCGACCTGCCGCCGATAGCCGTTCCGCCGCGCGTGAGGTACTCGTTGGATGCAGAAACCGAAGCGCTTGCAGGGGCGCACGAAGGGAAAAAATGGATCGGGATCGCGCCGTTCGCGCAGCATCAGGGCAAAATCTATCCGCTCGAACAGATGGAGCGGGTGATCGCGATGCTTTCGCAGATGCCCGGTGTACGGCTGTTCGTTTTCGGCGGCGGCGCCGCCGAACGCGAATACGGAGAACGGATGGAGGAAAAGTACGGCTCCGTGGTGTCGGTCATCGGCCGGATCAAACTGGCCCGCGAGATGGAGCTCATTTCCCACCTCGACCTGATGCTGAGCATGGACTCCTCGGCGATGCACATGGCTTCGCTGGTCGGTGTGCCGGTCGTGTCGGTGTGGGGGGCGACGCATCCCTATGCCGGTTTTTACGGGATCGGGCAGGATCCGCAAAATGCCGTACAGCTCGATATGGCCTGCCGCCCCTGTTCGATTTACGGCAACCGGCCTTGCGCCTATGGCGACTATCCCTGTATGCGGGGCATTGCTCCCGAACGGATCGTCGGGCAGGTGTGCAAGGCTGCGGGACTCCCTTCGGTCGCCGTATCCGAATCCTGA
- a CDS encoding DUF4254 domain-containing protein: MSFTALCHQIFPAVIDEYHRYDDVDHPIANPYREGSIEHLLYLKNWIDTVQWHLEDLIRDPQIDPVEALVLKRRIDRSNQERTDMVEYIDSYFLDKFKDVAIESGAKINTESPAWAIDRLSILALKIYHMAQEVKRTDVSAKHVEECRRKLDILLQQRTDLTTAIEELLADMAAGHKYMKVYKQMKMYNDPELNPVLYAAK; this comes from the coding sequence ATGAGTTTTACTGCCCTTTGCCACCAGATTTTTCCGGCCGTGATCGACGAATATCACCGCTATGACGATGTGGACCATCCCATTGCCAACCCTTACCGGGAGGGCTCTATCGAGCACCTGCTGTACCTGAAGAACTGGATCGACACGGTGCAGTGGCATCTGGAGGACCTGATCCGCGATCCGCAAATCGACCCCGTCGAAGCGCTCGTGCTCAAACGCCGGATCGACCGCTCGAATCAGGAGCGCACGGATATGGTGGAATATATCGACAGCTATTTTCTCGATAAGTTCAAGGATGTGGCGATCGAGTCCGGTGCGAAAATCAATACCGAGAGCCCGGCCTGGGCGATCGACCGGCTTTCGATTCTCGCGCTGAAAATTTATCACATGGCCCAGGAGGTGAAGCGGACCGACGTGTCCGCGAAACACGTCGAAGAGTGCCGGCGTAAGCTCGATATCCTGCTGCAGCAGCGGACAGACCTGACCACCGCGATCGAGGAGTTGCTCGCGGATATGGCTGCCGGGCACAAATACATGAAGGTGTACAAGCAGATGAAGATGTACAACGATCCCGAACTGAATCCCGTTCTCTACGCGGCAAAATAG
- a CDS encoding glucosaminidase domain-containing protein: MKPNSIALLTLGVSLLALSANGQDRLTREEYIQKYKSLAVEEMEVYGIPASITMAQALLESDNGNGRLAREGNNHFGIKCKSTWTGATISHDDDAKGECFRKYPSVEASFNDHSEFLDKSARYQDLFKLDPMDYKGWAYGLKQAGYATNPAYAELLIKIIEDNQLYHLDRGEEIAPPIMGTPATEEPQQLVAETEQKPKEVVDVDNYSVAVTGQGGQHTVYHNNGSEFTTARPGDTYATIASEFGLTVKKLLKYNDETTVPALRPGEMVYLRPKGKRSENGKLIHVAKEGETLHSISQTYGIRLKNLCNMNRRTPDSEVKAGQQIRLM; encoded by the coding sequence ATGAAACCGAATTCCATTGCCTTGCTGACGCTGGGCGTGTCGCTGCTCGCCCTCTCCGCAAACGGACAGGACCGCCTCACCCGCGAAGAATACATCCAGAAATATAAGTCGCTGGCCGTCGAGGAGATGGAAGTATACGGCATCCCCGCCAGCATCACGATGGCCCAGGCGTTGCTCGAATCGGACAACGGCAACGGGCGCTTGGCGCGCGAAGGCAACAACCACTTCGGCATCAAATGCAAAAGCACCTGGACCGGTGCCACGATCTCGCACGACGACGATGCGAAAGGCGAATGTTTCCGCAAATACCCGTCCGTCGAGGCCTCGTTCAACGACCATTCGGAATTCCTCGACAAATCGGCCCGTTACCAGGACCTGTTCAAACTGGACCCGATGGATTACAAAGGGTGGGCTTACGGACTCAAACAGGCTGGCTATGCGACCAATCCGGCTTATGCCGAATTGCTCATCAAAATTATCGAAGACAACCAGCTCTACCACCTCGACCGGGGCGAAGAGATCGCCCCGCCGATCATGGGTACGCCTGCGACCGAAGAACCGCAGCAATTGGTAGCCGAGACCGAACAAAAACCCAAAGAGGTGGTCGATGTAGACAATTACAGCGTAGCAGTGACCGGTCAGGGGGGACAGCACACCGTCTACCACAACAACGGCAGCGAATTTACCACCGCGCGTCCGGGCGATACCTATGCAACCATCGCTTCGGAATTCGGGCTCACGGTCAAGAAACTGCTCAAATACAACGACGAAACCACCGTACCTGCTCTGCGTCCCGGCGAGATGGTCTACTTGCGCCCGAAGGGCAAGCGCAGTGAAAACGGCAAGCTGATTCACGTGGCCAAAGAGGGCGAAACGCTGCACAGCATTTCGCAAACGTACGGCATCCGCCTGAAGAACCTTTGCAACATGAACCGGCGCACGCCCGACAGCGAAGTAAAAGCGGGCCAGCAGATCCGGTTGATGTAA
- a CDS encoding MFS transporter — translation MVAALQKKISESATARWIVLALVAFTMLCGYFITDVMAPLKPMLEQQMGWSSSDYGFFTSAYGWFNVFLLMLIFGGMILDKMGVRFTGLMSTVIMVIGVGIKYWAIASDFGGASVTIFGSVISSQVLWAAIGYAIFGVGIEIAGITVSKIIVKWFKGKELALAMGLEMACARIGTALALSITPLLAEEFGSVSMPILLGLLLLCIGMISFVVFVVMDTKRDRELKDSAELEEPFRFRDIFEIVRIKGFWYIAILCVLFYSAVFPFLKYAPDLMFNKFGISEKLSGIIPALLPFGTILLTPFFGNLYDRRGKGATIMLVGSFMIVAVHLLFAVPAFTNWLLALVLIITLGIAFSLVPSAMWPSVPKIIPENKLGTAYALIFWIQNWGLMGVPYLIGKVLDNYCVVDNATTVAEEITGVVAPETVTRVAYDYTVPMLIFAGLGVLSILFAFLLLRENKKMGYGLQQPNIRK, via the coding sequence ATGGTAGCAGCTTTACAAAAGAAGATCAGCGAGTCGGCTACGGCCCGTTGGATCGTGTTGGCGCTGGTCGCCTTCACGATGTTGTGCGGATATTTCATCACCGACGTGATGGCTCCGCTCAAGCCGATGCTCGAACAGCAAATGGGCTGGAGCAGCAGCGATTACGGATTTTTTACCAGTGCCTACGGTTGGTTCAACGTCTTCCTGCTGATGCTCATCTTCGGCGGGATGATCCTTGACAAGATGGGCGTCCGCTTCACCGGGCTGATGTCCACGGTGATCATGGTGATCGGCGTAGGTATCAAGTATTGGGCGATCGCAAGCGATTTCGGCGGTGCGAGCGTGACCATTTTCGGTTCCGTTATTTCGTCGCAGGTGCTTTGGGCGGCTATCGGCTACGCCATCTTCGGCGTCGGGATCGAGATCGCCGGAATCACCGTCTCGAAAATTATCGTCAAATGGTTCAAAGGTAAGGAATTGGCGTTGGCGATGGGCCTCGAGATGGCCTGCGCCCGCATCGGTACGGCGCTCGCCCTGAGCATTACGCCGCTGCTGGCGGAAGAATTCGGCTCGGTGAGTATGCCGATCCTGTTGGGGTTGCTGCTGCTGTGTATCGGCATGATCTCGTTCGTGGTGTTCGTGGTGATGGACACCAAACGGGACCGGGAGCTGAAAGATTCCGCCGAACTCGAAGAGCCGTTCCGCTTCCGCGATATTTTCGAGATTGTCCGGATCAAAGGATTCTGGTACATTGCGATCTTGTGCGTGCTGTTCTATTCGGCGGTTTTCCCGTTTTTAAAATATGCGCCGGATCTGATGTTCAATAAATTCGGTATTTCCGAAAAACTTTCGGGCATTATCCCTGCATTGTTGCCGTTCGGGACGATCCTGCTCACGCCTTTCTTCGGAAACCTCTACGACCGTAGGGGTAAAGGGGCGACGATTATGCTGGTGGGTTCGTTCATGATCGTGGCGGTGCACCTGCTCTTTGCCGTTCCGGCTTTCACGAACTGGCTGCTGGCGCTCGTACTGATCATCACGTTGGGGATCGCCTTCTCGCTGGTGCCTTCGGCCATGTGGCCTTCGGTGCCCAAGATCATTCCCGAGAATAAGCTGGGTACCGCGTATGCGCTGATCTTCTGGATTCAGAACTGGGGCCTGATGGGTGTGCCTTACTTGATCGGCAAGGTACTCGACAATTATTGCGTGGTGGACAATGCAACGACAGTGGCCGAAGAGATTACCGGAGTGGTAGCTCCTGAAACGGTTACGCGGGTAGCGTACGATTATACGGTGCCGATGCTGATTTTTGCGGGACTCGGCGTGCTGTCGATCCTGTTCGCCTTCCTGTTGTTGCGCGAAAATAAGAAAATGGGTTACGGTTTGCAGCAGCCCAATATCCGGAAATAG